A genome region from Baekduia alba includes the following:
- a CDS encoding DUF6597 domain-containing transcriptional factor: protein MPQSADAYVELAPPPALARHVECLWVHRIGGPPPPEGRRLLPDGRVNMVWIADVGVRVAGPAQRYLKPPPLPRMLAFGVRFRPGAAPYLLRTDASDLVDMHVHLADVQPRLARRIDERLRAAATPQAALRALAGELARHLTEAEWPDATVQAAIAALDAPAATVTGAAAAAHVSERELQRRFVRDVGYAPKTLQRVLRFQRFMSLLQLPHVLHGEPGAPRGLRVELAGAAALAGYADQSHLSREARRLAGLSPRQLVDYRH, encoded by the coding sequence ATGCCCCAATCGGCCGACGCGTACGTGGAGCTCGCGCCGCCGCCGGCGCTGGCCCGCCACGTCGAATGCCTCTGGGTGCACCGGATCGGCGGCCCGCCCCCGCCGGAGGGCCGGCGCCTGCTGCCCGACGGTCGGGTCAACATGGTGTGGATCGCCGACGTCGGCGTCCGCGTCGCCGGCCCGGCGCAGCGGTACCTGAAGCCGCCGCCGCTGCCGCGGATGCTCGCCTTCGGCGTCCGGTTCCGGCCGGGCGCCGCGCCGTACCTGCTGCGAACCGACGCGTCCGACCTGGTCGACATGCACGTCCACCTCGCCGACGTGCAGCCGCGCCTGGCGCGGCGGATCGACGAGCGCCTGCGCGCCGCCGCCACGCCGCAGGCGGCGCTTCGCGCGCTCGCCGGCGAGCTGGCTCGGCACCTGACCGAGGCCGAGTGGCCCGACGCGACCGTCCAGGCCGCGATCGCGGCCCTCGACGCGCCCGCCGCGACGGTCACCGGGGCGGCCGCCGCGGCGCACGTCAGCGAGCGCGAGCTCCAGCGCCGCTTCGTGCGCGACGTCGGCTACGCGCCCAAGACGCTGCAGCGCGTCCTGCGCTTCCAGCGGTTCATGAGCCTGCTCCAGCTCCCGCACGTGCTCCACGGCGAGCCCGGCGCGCCCCGGGGCCTGCGCGTCGAGCTGGCCGGCGCCGCCGCGCTCGCCGGCTACGCCGACCAGTCCCACCTCAGCCGCGAGGCCCGCAGGCTCGCGGGCCTGTCGCCGCGGCAGCTCGTCGACTACCGCCACTGA
- a CDS encoding FAD-binding oxidoreductase has product MTTDLLPDLDGRHVLPSDDGYDDARRPWNTAIDQRPAAVVEAASVADVQAVVRHARANGLHVAPQSTGHGAEALAVDLRGAILLRTSRLNAIAVDAEARTARIGAGVTGGALARAAAEHGLAATLGLAPSVGVAGLALGGGIGWLSRVHGLASNAIRSIDVVTADGAARTVDADRDPDLFFALRGGGGRFAIVTGLELALHPVDAVSAGMLAWPAEATGEVLEQVRRWTRDAPEALSAVVRVLSLPPIEAIPAPIRGRRIVAVVAAYLGPHHDAERLIAPLRGGGGTLVDTFGPIAIADLVTVAGDPEAPGPARGDGLLLKDLTPDAVAAVEALVGGAAFDALTILELRQLGGALGRPAPAGHGALDRVDAGWAVFAGGSAPDAAAADAIVAAAAGIREGLAPYAAEQVLLNSTAAGVDPARAFAPETWARLARIHAAYDPDGLILAAHRT; this is encoded by the coding sequence ATGACCACCGATCTCCTCCCCGATCTCGACGGCCGTCACGTGCTCCCCAGCGACGACGGCTACGACGACGCCCGCCGCCCCTGGAACACCGCGATCGACCAGCGGCCGGCCGCGGTCGTCGAAGCGGCGTCCGTCGCCGACGTGCAGGCCGTGGTGCGCCACGCGCGCGCCAACGGCCTGCACGTCGCTCCCCAGTCCACCGGCCACGGCGCCGAGGCCCTGGCCGTCGACCTGCGCGGCGCGATCCTGCTGCGCACGTCGCGGCTCAACGCGATCGCCGTCGACGCCGAGGCGCGGACCGCGCGCATCGGCGCGGGCGTCACCGGCGGCGCGCTCGCCCGCGCCGCCGCCGAGCACGGCCTGGCCGCGACGCTCGGCCTCGCGCCGTCGGTCGGCGTCGCCGGCCTGGCGCTCGGCGGCGGCATCGGCTGGCTGAGCCGGGTGCACGGCCTGGCGTCCAACGCCATCAGGTCGATCGACGTCGTCACGGCCGACGGCGCGGCCCGGACCGTCGACGCCGACCGCGACCCCGACCTGTTCTTCGCGCTGCGCGGCGGCGGCGGGCGCTTCGCGATCGTCACCGGCCTGGAGCTGGCGCTGCATCCGGTCGACGCGGTCTCGGCGGGCATGCTGGCGTGGCCGGCCGAGGCGACCGGCGAGGTGCTCGAGCAGGTGCGCCGCTGGACGCGCGACGCGCCCGAGGCGCTGAGCGCGGTCGTGCGCGTCCTGTCGCTGCCGCCGATCGAGGCGATCCCGGCGCCGATCCGCGGCCGGCGCATCGTCGCGGTCGTCGCCGCCTACCTCGGCCCGCACCACGACGCCGAGCGGCTGATCGCCCCGCTGCGCGGCGGTGGCGGGACGCTCGTCGACACCTTCGGCCCGATCGCGATCGCCGACCTCGTCACGGTCGCCGGCGACCCCGAGGCCCCGGGGCCGGCGCGCGGCGACGGCCTGCTGCTGAAGGACCTGACGCCGGACGCGGTCGCGGCGGTCGAGGCGCTCGTCGGCGGTGCGGCGTTCGACGCGCTGACGATCCTGGAGCTCCGCCAGCTCGGCGGCGCGCTGGGACGCCCGGCGCCTGCCGGCCACGGCGCGCTGGACCGCGTAGACGCGGGCTGGGCGGTCTTCGCCGGCGGCTCGGCGCCCGACGCGGCTGCGGCGGACGCGATCGTCGCCGCGGCCGCCGGCATCCGCGAGGGCCTGGCGCCGTACGCCGCCGAGCAGGTGCTGCTGAACTCCACCGCGGCCGGTGTCGACCCGGCGCGTGCGTTCGCGCCCGAGACGTGGGCGCGGCTGGCGCGGATCCACGCCGCCTACGACCCCGACGGCCTGATCCTCGCGGCGCACCGGACATGA